In Meriones unguiculatus strain TT.TT164.6M chromosome 17, Bangor_MerUng_6.1, whole genome shotgun sequence, a single window of DNA contains:
- the Wdr18 gene encoding WD repeat-containing protein 18, with amino-acid sequence MTAPMEVAVCTDSSAQLWSCVVWELHSGANLLTYRGGQAGPRGLALLNGEYLLAAQQGKNYICAWELQRKDQLQQKIMCPGPVTCLTTAPNGLYVLAGIAESIYLWEVSTGNLLVILSRHYQDVSCLKFTGDSSHFVSGGKDCLVLAWSLCSVLQADPSRILAPRHVWSQHTLPITDLHCGFGGPMARVATASLDQTVKLWAISSGDMLLSVLFDVSITSVTMDLAEHHMFCGGGDGSIFQVDLCSWPGLREHSFQPEQNPGKVFKGHRNQVTCLSVSTDGSVLLSGSHDESVRLWDVKSKQCLRTVTLKGPVTNAAIMLAPPSMLNPEFRPSLPLPHFNKHLLGAEHGDEAQAGGLRLQLGLHLQGTEQSYLERLEQLQGVLSRYLEKNMLGNQMMPARVLELEDEVRSLRKINRDLFDFSTRIITRSTK; translated from the exons ATGACGGCGCCCATGGAAGTGGCTGTGTGTACGGACTCCTCGGCGCAGCTATGGAGCTGCGTGGTGTGGGAGCTTCATTCGGGCGCCAATCTGCTCACCTATCGGGGCGGCCAAGCGGGGCCGCGGGGCCTGGCTCTGCTCAATGGCGAGTACCTGCTGGCGGCGCAGCAGGGCAAGAACTACATCTGCGCCTGGGAGCTGCAGCGTAAG GACCAGCTCCAACAGAAAATCATGTGTCCTGGGCCCGTCACCTGTCTGACCACAGCACCCAACGGCCTGTATGTCCTGGCAGGAATTGCAGAGAGCATCTACCTGTGGGAG GTCTCTACTGGGAACCTTCTGGTCATCCTCAGCCGTCACTACCAGGATGTGTCGTGCCTGAAGTTCACGGGTGACAGCAGCCACTTTGTCTCTGGGGGCAAGGACTGCCTGGTGCTGGCTTGGAGCCTCTGCAG TGTGCTTCAGGCAGACCCGTCCAGAATCCTCGCCCCAAGGCATGTGTGGTCCCAACACACCCTCCCGATCACAGACCTGCACTGCGGCTTTGGAGGCCCCATGGCCCGGGTGGCCACCGCTTCACTGGACCAGACCGTAAAG CTCTGGGCCATATCCTCGGGAGACATGCTGCTGTCCGTCTTGTTTGATGTGAGCATCACTTCCGTGACCATGGACCTGGCCGAGCACCACATGTTCTGTGGAGGCGGCGACGGCTCCATCTTCCAGGTGGACCTGTGTAGCTGG CCCGGACTGAGGGAGCACAGCTTCCAGCCCGAGCAGAACCCAGGGAAGGTCTTCAAAGGACACAG gAACCAGGTGACATGCCTGTCGGTGTCCACCGACGGCAGTGTTCTCCTCTCGGGCTCCCACGACGAGTCGGTGCGCCTGTGGGACGTGAAGAGCAAGCAGTGCCTACGCACAGTCACCCTCAAAG GCCCGGTGACCAACGCAGCCATCATGCTAGCCCCACCCAGCATGCTGAACCCTGAATTCCGGCccagcctgcccctcccccacttcaaCAAGCACCTGCTGGGTGCTGAGCACGGCGATGAGGCCCAGGCTGGGGGCCTGCGCCTGCAGCTAGGACTCCACCTCCAG GGGACTGAACAGAGCTACCTGGAGCGCCTGGAGCAGCTGCAGGGAGTGCTGTCCCGCTATCTGGAGAAG AACATGCTAGGCAACCAGATGATGCCAGCGCGGGTGCTGGAGCTGGAGGACGAGGTGCGCAGCCTGCGCAAGATCAACCGGGACCTCTTCGACTTCTCCACGCGCATTATCACGCGGTCCACTAAGTGA